A single window of Pontibacillus chungwhensis DNA harbors:
- a CDS encoding ABC transporter permease/substrate-binding protein encodes MSELKATFLDRQDMFWQSIWEHLQLSIISLLIAILIAVPLGLLLTRTKRIAEPIITVTAILQTIPSLAILAFLIPIVGIGFKPAIYALSAYALLPILRNTYTGINEVDKALIEAAKGMGMSSFRRLARVELPLAMPVIMAGIRTSMVLIVGTATIAALIGAGGLGELILLGINRGGDIPLILLGAIPAALLAILLDNILRLFERTSAKSGFRSLATILIASLLIVTIPFIVNGDDKADLVIGGKIGAEPAILMNMYKVLIEEETDLSVETKPNFGKTDYVFEALKGGDLDIYPEFTGTVITTLLGEQAESNVKQEVYEQARDGIKEAENMVLLEPMEYNNTYAVATTQEIAEQYGLESIGDLKVAEDKVTAGFTLEFNDRYDGYVGMQEEYGLDLNVKTMEPGVRQTAIKEGDVQVIDAYATAGYMVAYNLKVLEDPENIFPPYQGAPLVKQSTLDQYPEIRDILNQLGGNITKQQMQEMNYKVDFEDEDPYQVARNFLKDNGYID; translated from the coding sequence TTGGCAAAGCATATGGGAGCATTTACAGCTATCGATTATATCATTATTGATCGCGATCTTAATTGCTGTACCACTTGGGCTTTTATTAACACGAACAAAAAGAATTGCTGAACCCATCATTACGGTTACAGCTATTTTACAAACGATACCCAGTTTAGCCATACTGGCGTTTTTAATCCCTATTGTGGGTATAGGATTTAAGCCTGCTATATACGCCTTATCTGCTTATGCTTTACTTCCGATTCTAAGAAACACCTATACAGGAATCAATGAAGTAGATAAAGCGCTCATTGAAGCTGCTAAAGGAATGGGGATGAGCTCATTCAGAAGGCTGGCTCGAGTCGAGTTGCCACTTGCTATGCCTGTTATTATGGCTGGTATCAGAACATCTATGGTGCTTATTGTGGGAACGGCAACCATTGCAGCCTTAATCGGCGCAGGAGGATTGGGAGAGTTAATTCTACTAGGCATAAACCGCGGTGGAGATATCCCATTGATTCTACTTGGCGCTATACCTGCAGCTCTCCTGGCAATTTTACTTGATAATATACTCAGGTTATTCGAACGAACGTCTGCAAAGTCTGGATTCAGGTCTTTAGCAACGATTCTTATTGCATCATTATTAATTGTAACCATTCCTTTCATTGTGAATGGGGATGATAAAGCAGACCTCGTAATTGGTGGTAAAATTGGAGCAGAACCAGCAATCCTAATGAATATGTACAAAGTCTTAATTGAAGAAGAAACCGATTTGTCGGTTGAAACAAAACCAAATTTCGGTAAAACTGATTATGTGTTTGAAGCATTAAAAGGCGGCGACCTTGATATTTATCCTGAATTTACAGGAACTGTTATCACTACACTTTTAGGAGAGCAAGCCGAAAGTAATGTGAAGCAAGAGGTATATGAACAAGCCAGGGACGGGATTAAAGAAGCGGAAAATATGGTTCTTCTTGAGCCGATGGAATACAACAACACGTATGCTGTAGCTACTACTCAAGAAATAGCTGAGCAATATGGCCTTGAATCGATTGGCGATCTTAAAGTAGCAGAAGATAAAGTCACCGCTGGTTTCACTCTTGAGTTTAATGATCGGTATGACGGGTATGTAGGAATGCAAGAAGAGTATGGGTTAGATCTAAATGTTAAAACGATGGAACCTGGGGTTCGCCAGACCGCAATAAAAGAAGGCGATGTACAAGTCATTGATGCTTATGCAACTGCCGGCTATATGGTTGCTTATAATCTTAAGGTCTTAGAAGACCCGGAGAATATTTTCCCGCCATATCAAGGGGCTCCTTTGGTAAAACAATCCACATTGGATCAATATCCTGAAATTCGAGATATCCTAAATCAGTTGGGTGGTAACATTACTAAACAACAAATGCAGGAAATGAACTATAAAGTAGACTTTGAAGATGAAGATCCTTATCAAGTTGCACGTAATTTCTTAAAGGATAACGGGTATATTGACTAA
- a CDS encoding CoA-binding protein yields the protein MRNPSNEEIKDILSQTKTIAVVGLSDRPERTSYQVSKAMQDAGYRIIPVNPTIEESLGERAVSSLSEIEEPFDLINVFRRSEFLPEVAREAVQTEAKVFWAQQGVQDEDTFRYLSEQGMTVLMDLCIKVAHSVTIGR from the coding sequence ATGCGAAATCCTTCTAATGAAGAGATTAAAGATATCTTAAGTCAAACAAAAACGATTGCCGTAGTTGGTTTATCGGATCGTCCTGAACGTACATCTTATCAAGTTTCAAAAGCTATGCAGGATGCGGGCTATAGAATCATTCCTGTAAATCCAACGATCGAAGAATCACTAGGCGAACGAGCGGTTTCTTCTTTGAGTGAAATCGAGGAACCTTTTGACTTGATTAATGTCTTCAGGCGCTCAGAATTTTTGCCTGAGGTGGCCAGAGAAGCTGTTCAGACTGAAGCAAAGGTTTTTTGGGCTCAGCAAGGTGTCCAGGATGAAGACACCTTTCGTTATTTGAGTGAACAAGGTATGACAGTGCTAATGGACCTCTGTATTAAAGTTGCCCATTCTGTTACAATAGGAAGGTAA